Proteins encoded together in one Oceanobacillus iheyensis HTE831 window:
- the argH gene encoding argininosuccinate lyase translates to MKLWGGRFTKPTNELVDEYASSIQFDKKLAAYDIEGSLAHVAMLKKCEIIPAEDADKIAEGLKIVLSKIEAGEAELSNEHEDIHMNVEKLLIDEVGPVGGRLHTGRSRNDQVALDMRLYLRDVIAELSDLLKAVQQSLITQAKANMDTVMPGYTHLQRAQPVLFAHHMMAYVFMFQRDVERFQDSLKRVNKSPLGAGALAGTTFPIDRHFVAEQLGFDGICENSLDAVSDRDFVVEFLSNSALVSTHLSRLCEELVQWSSAEFNFVELDDSFTTGSSMMPQKKNPDVAELVRGKTGRVYGHLMGMLTTLKGLPLAYNKDMQEDKEGMFDAHETLKGALQLFAPMMESMKVNKESMYKAVSNDYSNATDLADYLVNKGMTFRESHAVVGEAVLHCIEQNKYLLDLTLKEFKQYSEVIDEDIFDVLKPEAVVNARSVEGGTAKESVLQQIAKAEKLLESAK, encoded by the coding sequence ATGAAACTATGGGGCGGAAGATTTACAAAACCTACCAACGAATTGGTAGATGAATATGCATCATCCATTCAATTTGATAAAAAACTAGCGGCTTATGACATTGAAGGTAGCCTAGCTCATGTTGCAATGTTGAAAAAATGTGAGATTATACCGGCTGAAGATGCCGATAAAATTGCAGAAGGTCTGAAAATAGTTTTATCTAAAATTGAAGCAGGAGAAGCAGAACTATCTAATGAACATGAAGATATTCATATGAACGTTGAAAAGCTATTAATTGATGAAGTGGGTCCAGTTGGTGGTAGGCTTCATACTGGCCGTAGCAGAAACGACCAGGTAGCTCTAGATATGCGCCTGTATTTAAGGGATGTGATTGCCGAACTGTCTGATCTACTTAAGGCAGTTCAACAATCATTAATTACCCAGGCGAAAGCAAACATGGATACCGTAATGCCAGGATATACTCACTTGCAACGCGCGCAACCAGTACTTTTTGCTCATCACATGATGGCTTATGTCTTTATGTTTCAGCGTGACGTTGAACGTTTTCAAGATAGTCTAAAGCGTGTCAATAAATCCCCTTTAGGTGCTGGGGCTTTAGCAGGTACTACATTTCCAATTGATCGTCACTTCGTTGCGGAGCAGCTAGGGTTTGATGGGATATGTGAGAATAGTCTGGATGCCGTAAGCGATCGGGATTTTGTTGTAGAGTTCTTATCCAACTCTGCGCTTGTTTCCACTCATTTATCCAGGCTTTGTGAGGAACTTGTTCAGTGGTCAAGTGCTGAATTTAACTTTGTGGAGTTAGATGATTCTTTTACAACAGGAAGTAGCATGATGCCACAGAAGAAGAATCCGGATGTTGCGGAATTAGTCAGAGGAAAGACAGGAAGAGTGTATGGACATTTAATGGGAATGTTAACCACGTTGAAAGGTCTTCCGCTTGCGTATAACAAAGATATGCAGGAAGACAAAGAAGGTATGTTCGATGCGCATGAAACATTAAAAGGAGCCTTGCAATTATTTGCGCCAATGATGGAATCGATGAAAGTAAATAAAGAAAGCATGTACAAGGCTGTATCTAATGATTATTCCAATGCAACTGATCTTGCGGATTATCTTGTTAATAAGGGAATGACATTCCGAGAGTCGCACGCAGTCGTAGGAGAAGCTGTTTTACATTGTATAGAGCAAAATAAATATTTGCTAGATCTCACATTAAAAGAGTTTAAGCAGTATTCAGAAGTTATTGATGAAGATATCTTTGATGTTTTAAAGCCAGAAGCAGTTGTCAATGCTCGTTCGGTAGAAGGTGGTACTGCAAAAGAAAGTGTGCTTCAGCAAATAGCAAAGGCGGAGAAATTATTGGAATCTGCTAAGTAG
- a CDS encoding Cof-type HAD-IIB family hydrolase encodes MKLIASDLDGTLLQEDGTISEANQKAIQAAIDKGIEFIVATGRSYDAARIPLEKAGIDCSVISLNGAVSYTKEKEIIRSIPLEKDVAKQITDVCDQEGMYIELFTNKGIYSGSREYFLEVMVDIMTSANPNISEKDVREQAERRFQFEPVEFINDYHAVLDSTDINVYKILVFATEPEQLSNASEKLRSEEGVVITSSGEINLEFNHPEAQKGLAVEQYVQQKQWTMEDVMSIGDNWNDASMLQMAGRGVAMGNAADEIKALCSYTTLTNREDGVAVALEEMLKEQQKIIDASL; translated from the coding sequence ATGAAATTAATTGCATCTGATTTAGATGGTACACTTTTGCAAGAAGATGGGACGATAAGCGAAGCAAATCAAAAAGCAATACAAGCAGCTATAGACAAGGGCATTGAATTTATTGTTGCCACCGGTAGGTCTTATGATGCTGCACGTATTCCGCTTGAAAAAGCTGGGATTGACTGTTCTGTGATTAGTTTGAATGGTGCTGTCTCGTATACGAAAGAAAAAGAAATTATCCGAAGTATTCCGTTAGAAAAAGATGTGGCAAAACAAATTACTGATGTTTGTGATCAAGAAGGCATGTACATTGAACTTTTCACAAATAAAGGGATATATTCAGGAAGTAGGGAATATTTTCTGGAAGTAATGGTTGATATTATGACTTCTGCAAATCCGAATATATCGGAGAAGGATGTTAGGGAACAGGCAGAACGTCGTTTTCAATTTGAACCGGTAGAATTTATAAATGATTATCATGCAGTGCTAGATTCTACAGATATTAACGTTTATAAGATATTAGTATTTGCTACAGAACCTGAGCAATTATCGAATGCAAGTGAAAAGTTAAGAAGTGAAGAAGGAGTAGTCATTACATCTTCCGGTGAGATTAATTTAGAGTTCAATCACCCTGAGGCCCAAAAAGGGTTGGCTGTAGAGCAATATGTTCAACAAAAACAATGGACGATGGAAGATGTTATGTCTATTGGAGATAATTGGAATGACGCAAGTATGCTTCAGATGGCAGGTCGTGGTGTTGCAATGGGTAATGCAGCAGATGAAATAAAAGCGTTATGTAGTTATACAACCTTAACTAACCGTGAAGATGGTGTTGCTGTTGCGCTTGAAGAGATGCTTAAGGAACAACAAAAGATAATTGATGCATCTTTGTGA